From Gimesia panareensis, the proteins below share one genomic window:
- a CDS encoding RNA polymerase sigma factor has product MATDIEELVRQIQQGSEPALLEFLEVHRTPLLAFINKNMSDALKTKVEAADILQEVSLNAVSSFAEFDFEKKTPFNWLCHLAERRIIDNHRKFFQVQKRAAGREVRQPAGGDGEGQGFMDILVASLTSPSQAFSRGAKEMKLLTALETLPEESREAIRLKYVEGLNSSEIAEQMGKSDVAVRVLVSRAMAKLQEILKQEDEFKSLLGRR; this is encoded by the coding sequence ATGGCGACAGACATTGAAGAACTGGTCAGGCAGATTCAACAGGGGAGCGAACCGGCGCTGCTTGAATTTCTGGAAGTGCATCGCACGCCGTTACTCGCTTTCATCAATAAGAATATGAGTGATGCCCTGAAGACCAAAGTGGAAGCAGCCGACATCCTGCAGGAAGTCTCGCTGAATGCGGTCTCTTCCTTTGCCGAGTTCGATTTTGAGAAGAAGACTCCATTCAACTGGCTCTGTCATCTGGCCGAACGCCGGATAATTGATAATCACCGCAAATTCTTTCAGGTGCAGAAGCGGGCTGCCGGCCGGGAAGTGAGACAACCTGCGGGCGGTGATGGCGAAGGGCAGGGGTTTATGGACATCCTGGTTGCCAGCCTGACCAGCCCCAGCCAGGCATTTTCCCGCGGGGCAAAAGAAATGAAACTGTTGACGGCACTGGAAACACTGCCTGAAGAGAGTCGCGAAGCGATCCGGCTGAAATATGTGGAAGGCCTCAATTCCAGTGAGATCGCCGAACAAATGGGGAAATCCGATGTGGCGGTGCGGGTGCTGGTCAGCCGTGCGATGGCGAAACTGCAGGAGATCCTCAAGCAGGAAGACGAGTTTAAAAGCCTGCTGGGACGACGCTGA
- a CDS encoding serine/threonine-protein kinase, with translation MSETTPGLEATESQLALDALTEVMEQFVTDWEAGQQPPDLRKYLPSADPVPHFLLNELIKIDLEYRWQRFNFPKRLQEYIAEFPELQAESLPVDLLYEEFHLRRQNGFEVDPDDYLGCLPTASPQLQQLFDLNHAYQTTSLFHQTKPQTLDQFQPGQTVDDFELLTLLGQGAFARVFQARQNSMQRLVALKISEDSSDEPQTLAQLDHDNIVRVFDQRILADEKLRLLYMQYLPGGTLQSVIEIIRKTAPAERSGSLLVSALNQSLELRGESRPAESVTYQTLRSLTWPETICWIGIRLARALDYAHQKGVLHRDIKPANVLLTADGVPKLADFNISFSSQVAGTTPAAYFGGSLAYMSPEQLEAYDHTHPRLPESLDERSDLYSLGLMLAELLTGIRPFQTPAATSNWSDLLKQMIEQRKTGQSLQASPQHLPPDCPEHLVTVLQKCLAPDPQDRWSSGQELASQLELCLNPRAQQILFPSSKSWFHRCTGCEVLIVVLIVAIPNILAGLFNFFHNQKHIIEHLKNSQDAFWNIQSAINLIAYPTGLGLIGWLTWTLIRGGTVQQDRSKSPDTNNSLLQHRCLRLGHYAALICTTEWIIAGIAYPISMHFAIGSLPASAYMHFLGSLLLCGLIAASYPFFGVTYFSLHTIYPQLIQRADFSQLPPAPLEKLKKLSWVYLILAFLVPMLSIAALAILNLDDKLAIVLLTIAGTLGAVSIFRVFQSLQADLDALIRLYAKNQPGTQTDSANRF, from the coding sequence TTGTCCGAAACTACGCCAGGTCTGGAAGCAACAGAGAGCCAGCTTGCGCTCGACGCACTGACTGAAGTGATGGAACAGTTTGTCACGGACTGGGAAGCAGGCCAGCAGCCGCCGGATTTGCGCAAGTATCTCCCCTCAGCAGATCCGGTTCCACATTTTCTGTTAAATGAACTGATCAAGATCGACCTGGAATATCGCTGGCAACGATTCAACTTCCCCAAACGCCTGCAGGAATATATCGCAGAGTTTCCGGAACTGCAGGCCGAGAGTCTGCCCGTCGATCTGCTCTATGAAGAATTTCATCTCCGCCGCCAGAACGGTTTCGAGGTCGATCCCGATGACTATCTCGGCTGTCTGCCCACAGCCAGCCCCCAACTACAGCAGTTGTTCGACCTGAATCATGCCTATCAGACTACCAGTCTGTTTCATCAGACCAAGCCACAGACGTTAGATCAGTTTCAGCCGGGACAGACGGTGGATGACTTTGAACTCCTGACGCTGCTTGGCCAGGGCGCGTTTGCCCGCGTCTTCCAGGCGCGTCAGAATTCCATGCAGCGACTGGTGGCACTCAAAATCTCGGAAGATTCCAGCGACGAACCGCAAACCCTGGCTCAGCTCGATCACGACAACATCGTGCGTGTGTTCGATCAGCGGATCCTGGCCGATGAGAAACTACGTCTGCTGTATATGCAGTACCTTCCGGGGGGCACGCTGCAGTCAGTCATCGAGATCATCCGCAAAACCGCACCGGCAGAACGTTCCGGCAGTCTACTGGTTTCTGCGCTGAATCAGTCACTGGAACTCCGGGGCGAATCACGACCGGCCGAATCGGTCACCTACCAGACCTTGCGCTCCCTGACCTGGCCGGAGACGATCTGCTGGATCGGAATTCGACTGGCCAGAGCGTTGGACTACGCCCATCAGAAAGGAGTTCTGCACCGCGACATCAAACCGGCCAACGTACTGCTGACCGCGGATGGCGTTCCCAAACTGGCCGACTTCAATATCAGCTTCAGTTCGCAAGTCGCGGGGACCACTCCCGCTGCCTATTTCGGGGGCAGTCTGGCCTACATGTCGCCGGAACAGCTGGAAGCCTATGATCATACCCATCCCCGGCTCCCCGAGAGCCTGGATGAGCGCAGCGATCTCTATTCCCTCGGACTGATGCTGGCTGAGTTACTGACCGGGATTCGCCCCTTTCAGACACCGGCTGCGACGAGCAACTGGTCCGATCTGTTAAAGCAGATGATCGAACAGCGTAAAACCGGACAGAGTCTGCAGGCATCCCCCCAGCATCTTCCGCCGGACTGCCCGGAACATCTTGTGACCGTGCTCCAGAAATGCCTGGCCCCCGATCCACAGGACCGCTGGAGCTCGGGCCAGGAACTGGCCAGTCAGCTGGAACTGTGCCTTAATCCCCGCGCACAGCAGATTCTGTTTCCCTCTTCGAAAAGCTGGTTTCACCGCTGCACAGGCTGTGAAGTGCTGATCGTCGTGCTGATTGTCGCGATCCCTAACATCCTGGCAGGGCTGTTCAACTTTTTTCATAACCAGAAACATATCATCGAACATTTGAAAAATTCACAGGATGCATTCTGGAACATTCAGTCGGCGATCAATTTGATTGCCTACCCGACAGGACTGGGGCTGATCGGCTGGCTAACCTGGACCCTGATTCGAGGCGGAACCGTTCAACAGGACCGATCGAAATCACCTGACACAAACAATTCCCTATTGCAGCACCGTTGTCTGCGACTGGGGCACTATGCGGCGCTGATCTGTACAACGGAATGGATCATCGCGGGCATCGCCTATCCGATCAGCATGCATTTTGCCATCGGGTCGCTACCGGCTTCCGCCTACATGCATTTCCTGGGATCGCTGCTGCTCTGCGGATTGATTGCCGCCAGCTATCCGTTCTTTGGCGTCACTTATTTCAGTCTGCATACGATTTACCCCCAGCTGATCCAGCGGGCCGATTTCAGTCAACTGCCGCCCGCACCACTGGAGAAACTCAAGAAACTGAGTTGGGTCTATCTGATTCTCGCCTTTCTGGTGCCGATGCTCAGCATTGCGGCCCTGGCGATTCTGAACCTGGACGACAAACTCGCCATTGTACTGCTGACCATAGCAGGAACCCTGGGTGCCGTCAGCATCTTTCGCGTGTTTCAGTCATTGCAGGCTGATCTGGATGCCCTGATCAGACTTTATGCGAAAAACCAGCCCGGTACGCAAACGGATTCTGCCAACCGCTTCTAA
- the eno gene encoding phosphopyruvate hydratase has protein sequence MTQIEYVQAREVFDSRGNPTVEVEICCANCRPGRAIVPSGASTGKFEAVELRDQDPNRFDGLGVTQAVENVRREISDALIGQDASDQRAIDARLRELDGTENKSRLGANAILGASLAAAYASAEAQQQSPVERFAEIWSDYLESKTDVEPAQRERTSLLAQSMSLPLPMVNMISGGLHAGRNLDFQDFLILPVGATSYRQAFEWIVTIYRRLGQLLNKTGHEGTLIGDEGGYGPKLSCNSEAVKYVVGAIEAAGLTPGDDVAIGLDVASTHFYDAESGTYHLNATGDEALSADDVINMLERWVDTYPIVSIEDGLAEDDWEGWKKLTERLGHRVQLIGDDLFVTNRQRLQQGIESQTANSVLVKLNQIGTLSETLETLRMAIDHGYWPVVSARSGETEDTTIADLVVATGAGQLKVGSVGRSERLAKYNQLLRLEELLADRAPYHGGGIFSSLRK, from the coding sequence ATGACCCAAATTGAGTATGTGCAGGCACGCGAAGTTTTTGACAGTCGAGGCAATCCCACTGTGGAAGTCGAGATCTGCTGTGCGAATTGCAGGCCAGGGCGAGCCATCGTTCCCAGCGGCGCCAGCACGGGGAAATTTGAAGCCGTTGAATTACGCGACCAGGATCCCAACCGCTTTGACGGGCTGGGGGTGACACAGGCTGTGGAGAATGTCCGCCGCGAAATATCCGATGCCCTGATCGGTCAGGATGCCTCGGATCAACGGGCCATCGATGCCCGGCTTCGTGAACTGGACGGGACGGAAAACAAGTCGCGGCTGGGAGCCAATGCCATTCTGGGAGCCTCGCTGGCAGCCGCATATGCTTCCGCCGAAGCACAGCAGCAGAGTCCAGTCGAACGGTTTGCGGAGATCTGGTCTGACTACCTGGAATCAAAAACAGACGTGGAGCCGGCTCAGCGGGAACGCACCTCTCTGTTGGCCCAGTCCATGTCACTGCCGCTGCCGATGGTGAATATGATCTCGGGCGGGCTGCATGCGGGACGGAATCTCGATTTTCAGGACTTCCTGATCCTGCCGGTCGGAGCGACATCCTATCGCCAGGCCTTCGAATGGATCGTGACCATCTATCGCCGACTGGGACAGCTTCTGAATAAGACGGGACACGAAGGAACTCTGATTGGTGACGAAGGAGGCTACGGTCCGAAACTCTCCTGCAACAGCGAAGCGGTCAAATATGTCGTGGGGGCAATTGAAGCGGCAGGGCTCACACCGGGAGACGATGTGGCCATCGGCCTGGATGTGGCCAGTACCCACTTTTATGACGCCGAGAGTGGAACCTACCATCTGAATGCGACGGGCGACGAAGCCCTTTCCGCCGACGATGTAATCAATATGCTCGAACGCTGGGTCGATACTTACCCGATTGTCAGTATCGAAGATGGCCTGGCAGAAGACGACTGGGAAGGCTGGAAGAAACTCACCGAACGACTGGGGCACCGTGTGCAGCTGATTGGTGATGATCTGTTTGTCACCAATCGACAGCGGCTGCAGCAGGGGATTGAGAGTCAGACAGCCAACAGTGTGCTGGTCAAATTGAACCAGATCGGCACACTGTCTGAAACTCTGGAAACATTGCGCATGGCCATCGATCACGGCTACTGGCCCGTCGTTTCCGCGCGGAGTGGGGAAACCGAAGACACCACCATTGCCGATCTGGTTGTCGCGACCGGAGCCGGTCAGCTCAAAGTGGGCTCGGTAGGACGCAGTGAGCGCCTGGCAAAATACAATCAGCTGCTGCGACTGGAAGAACTGCTGGCGGACCGGGCACCCTATCATGGGGGCGGGATCTTCTCCAGCCTGCGCAAGTAA
- a CDS encoding phosphotransferase family protein: protein MLREITAENAIEYLREQGQLQPEEVASAEALAWGVSNIVIRIDREAEADFVIKQSRKQLRTQAEWFSQLERIWRELEVMQELQQLLPASVVPRVLFEDRENYLFAMEAIAADHKVWKAELLDGRFDQTVACELGSFLSAIHRRTFLQEQYQQRWGDWEIFDQLRIDPFYRFIVRAHPEIKDWVAALIEEMSAHRLCLVLADFSPKNILITEQQIHLVDFETAHFGDPAFDLGFFLSHLLLKAVHFQAEGIPCIELAEIFWDSYLNSEAVKPLEPGPEAAKMEEPLIGQRTIKHLAACMLARVDGKSTVDYLSDSTQQDLVRSFALSLILNPPDSIPDAFARLKELLIS from the coding sequence ATGCTCCGGGAGATCACGGCGGAGAACGCGATTGAGTATCTCAGGGAACAGGGACAGCTCCAGCCCGAAGAGGTGGCTTCGGCTGAGGCGTTGGCCTGGGGGGTCTCGAATATCGTCATTCGTATAGACCGGGAAGCGGAGGCCGATTTCGTCATCAAGCAGTCCCGGAAACAGCTGCGGACTCAGGCCGAATGGTTCAGCCAGCTGGAGCGGATCTGGCGCGAACTGGAAGTGATGCAGGAATTACAGCAACTGCTGCCTGCCAGCGTGGTACCACGCGTGCTGTTCGAAGACCGTGAAAACTATCTGTTCGCCATGGAAGCAATCGCCGCGGATCACAAGGTCTGGAAAGCGGAACTGCTGGACGGCCGGTTCGATCAAACCGTTGCCTGTGAGTTGGGGAGTTTTCTGAGTGCCATCCATCGCCGGACCTTCCTGCAGGAACAATATCAGCAGCGGTGGGGAGACTGGGAAATCTTTGATCAGCTGCGGATTGATCCGTTTTACCGGTTCATTGTCAGAGCACATCCCGAAATCAAAGACTGGGTGGCAGCGCTGATTGAAGAGATGTCCGCGCATCGGCTGTGTCTGGTGCTGGCCGATTTCAGTCCCAAGAACATCCTGATTACCGAGCAGCAGATTCATCTGGTTGATTTTGAAACGGCGCATTTCGGCGATCCCGCCTTTGATCTTGGATTTTTTCTCAGTCATCTGCTGTTGAAAGCGGTCCACTTTCAGGCTGAAGGCATCCCCTGTATTGAACTGGCGGAAATCTTCTGGGACTCCTATTTGAACTCAGAGGCGGTCAAACCACTGGAGCCGGGACCGGAGGCTGCTAAAATGGAAGAACCGCTGATCGGTCAGCGTACGATCAAGCATCTGGCGGCCTGCATGCTGGCGCGAGTCGATGGAAAGAGCACGGTTGATTATCTGAGTGACTCGACACAACAGGACCTGGTCCGGTCGTTTGCCCTGTCGCTGATTCTGAATCCGCCGGATTCCATTCCCGACGCCTTTGCGCGACTGAAAGAGTTGCTGATTTCCTGA
- a CDS encoding PIG-L deacetylase family protein, with amino-acid sequence MMLKLRNVISPLLLLLCPLLFVPSVLSAAEDEPLRIICFGAHPDDAEYKNGGTAALWAEQGHKVKLVSVTNGDIGHFEMAGGPLAQRRAAEAKAAAKILGVESEVLDIHDGELLPTLENRKKIVKVIREWKADVVISHRPWDYHPDHRYVGVLVQDAAFMVTVPFFCPDIPRLKKNPVFMYSSDGFQKPYPFRPDVVVAVDNVFEKKLKAVAQLVSQSLEGGAGGSPERAAKVPPANPPELRVEHIRPSWSRRQSNEANKYRTDLINIYGEEVGKRIKYAESFELCEYGSRPSKKTLLKLFPIEASIPKAEQ; translated from the coding sequence ATGATGTTGAAGCTGCGAAACGTTATCTCCCCCCTGTTGCTCCTGCTCTGCCCCCTCCTGTTTGTTCCCTCCGTTCTTTCCGCTGCGGAAGACGAACCACTGAGAATCATCTGCTTCGGTGCCCACCCGGACGATGCAGAATACAAAAACGGTGGCACTGCTGCGCTGTGGGCGGAACAGGGCCATAAAGTCAAACTGGTCTCCGTGACCAATGGCGATATCGGCCACTTTGAAATGGCCGGCGGTCCCCTTGCCCAACGCCGCGCTGCGGAAGCCAAGGCGGCTGCCAAAATTTTGGGAGTGGAATCGGAAGTTCTGGATATCCATGACGGCGAATTGCTGCCCACCCTGGAAAACCGGAAGAAAATCGTGAAAGTGATTCGGGAATGGAAAGCCGACGTGGTGATCTCGCATCGTCCGTGGGATTATCATCCCGACCACCGTTATGTTGGCGTCCTCGTCCAGGATGCGGCCTTTATGGTTACCGTTCCCTTCTTCTGTCCGGATATTCCCCGGCTGAAAAAGAATCCGGTCTTCATGTATTCGAGTGATGGATTTCAAAAACCGTATCCCTTTCGCCCGGATGTGGTCGTAGCCGTCGATAACGTATTCGAAAAGAAACTGAAAGCGGTTGCCCAGCTGGTGTCACAGTCCCTGGAAGGGGGCGCAGGAGGCAGCCCGGAACGCGCCGCGAAAGTTCCCCCTGCCAATCCACCGGAACTGCGCGTCGAACACATTCGTCCTTCCTGGTCACGACGCCAGTCGAATGAAGCCAACAAATACCGCACAGACCTGATTAATATTTACGGCGAAGAGGTCGGGAAACGGATCAAGTACGCCGAATCGTTTGAACTGTGTGAATACGGTTCGCGGCCCAGTAAAAAGACACTGCTCAAACTGTTTCCGATCGAAGCTTCGATCCCCAAAGCAGAACAGTAG